ACCCAGTTTTACAATGGACTATTCGCCTGAGCGGTTTTATCGCTACCGTTGCTGTCACCCTCTACGTCACAAAAATTGCCCGTCAGGCCCTGGCATCAGTTATCAATGAATAGTCATCAGTTATCAGCCAGGGGTTGGGGAAGTGGGAAGTGGGGGAATGGGGTGTGGGGTGTGGGGTGTGGGGTGTAGGGTGTGGGGAGAACAAATAAAAATAATCTCCTGACGACCGGCGACCGGCGACCGGCGACCGGCTACCCAAAACGAAAACTTCGTATCTCACCATTAAGATAACTGCTTTAATAAACCTCTTGCATAATTAATTTTTCAGGGTTCAAAAACGGCAAAAATAAGAATTAAATTGCATAATATCTGTAAATAGACCATTTAACTGATTATTATTCATTCTTAATTCTCCTGACTACTGACTACTGGCTACTGACTCCTAACCCTAACAACAATTTTTGATTTTTACAAGAGGTCTAATATGTTTGAAAATAGCTCTAGGGAAGTTAATGTTCTCCCCATGGACGAACATAATCAAAAATTAATTAATTATGTTCATCCTGCCGATTGGGTCAATCCACAACCCCAAGATTGTTATGATTTAGTCGTCATTGGTGCGGGTACTGCGGGTTTAGTCGTGGCGGCGGGGGCGGCGGGTTTAGATATAGGTTTGAAAGTGGCTTTAGTGGAAAAACACTTAATGGGGGGAGATTGCCTCAATTTCGGTTGTATTCCTTCTAAATGTCTGATTCGTTCCTCTAGAATTATCGGGGAAATTGAGAAAGCCAAAAAATTAGGAATTGATATTGGGGATACTAGGGTAGATTTTGCCAGAGTCATGACCAGAATGCGGCAAATTCGCGCCGATATTAGCCATCATGATTCGGTGCAACGTTTCCAAAAACTAGGTATCGATGTCTTCTTGGGTAGCGCTCGTTTTTTAGGACAAAATGCCGTGGCAGTGGCGGGAAAAACCCTCGATTATAAAAAAGCCATCATTGCCACTGGTACTAGGGCCATTCATCCCGATATCCCCGGACTAAAAGAAGTGGGATTTTATACCAATGAAACAATTTTTTCCCTAACAGAATTACCTCCCCGATTAGCTATTATCGGTGGCGGGCCGATTGGTTGTGAATTAGCCCAAGCTTTTCAACGGTTAGGCACGCAGGTGATTTTATTTCATAATCATTCCCATCTTTTGAATAAAGAAGACCGAGAAGCATCCGCAATTATTGAGCATACTTTCCTGCGGGAAGGAATGCAGTTAATTCTCTCCTGCCAAATTGAACGGGTGAGAAAAAATGAACGGGGTAAAACCATTGAATATACAAGCAACGGTCAAGGAGCAACTATCGCCGTTGACGAGATTTTAGTCGCTGCTGGTCGGGAGCCTAATCTGTCAGGATTAAATTTAGAAGCGGTGGCCGTGGAATACGATACCCGTCGGGGAGTCAAAGTTAATGATTATCTGCAAACTACTAACCCGAAAATTTATGCGGCTGGTGATATCTGTATGGATTGGAAATTTACCCATGCTGCCGATGCAGCCGCCCGTATTGTGATTAAAAATACCCTCTTTTCTCCCTTCGGTTTCGGACGCAATAAGCTCAGTAATTTAGTTATGCCTTGGGTCACTTATACCGACCCAGAAATCGCCCATCTGGGCATGGATGAAACCCAAGCACAAGCCCAGGGATTGGCCACTAATACTATTAAAATTCCTTTGAGTATAGTCGATCGAGCTATCGCTGATGGCGAAACAGCAGGTTTTTTAAAAATTATTCACAAACAAGGTTCCGACCAAATTTTAGGGGCCACTATCGTCGCTGCCCACGCCGGTGAGATGATTTCTCAAATTACCACCGCTATGGTTGCTAAAATCGGACTGAGTAAACTCTCTACTGTTATTCATCCCTATCCCACCCAAGCGGAAGCGATTAAAAAGGCCGCCGATGCCTATCGTCGAACTCTCCTGACTCCTAATAGTCGAAAATTCTTGGCATTGTTGACTAAATTATCCCGTTAAAATCAGTTATCAGTTATCAGTTATCAGTTATCAGTTATCAGTTATCAGTTATCAGTTATCAGAGTTGAGTTTTCTTTGGGAGCATCTCACCTTTGTAACCCCTAAATCAGGTTTTATGTCAAGCTATTTTGAAAGCCTTGCTAGAAACCAGTTTTAGGGACAAGTATAATTAGGGTCTGCTGAAAAAGTTTTTCCTAGGGGCAGGGTGTAGGGTGTAGGGTGCGGGGTGTGGGGTTTTACAGATTTTGAGGGGGTAAATTACCTAATTTTCAGGGAAAAAGTCCCTGAATTTCCCCCTGATCACTCCCATATCTGGTACTTTTGGATTTCAAAAAAGTCTAAAAGTCTTATCCAGCAAGGTTTTTAGATTTATTCAGCCAGCCCTAATTACTCACTTGCATAAATGAGATGCTCCCGTTTTCTTTTCACTGATTACTGATTACTGTTTACTGTTTACTGATAACTGAAAATACTTCCCAACTCCCACTCTGCAATAACTACTGGCAGCCAGAAATAGGTTGGGTACTTATCATACTTTGTGCTTTTTGTCAAAAAAACTTTTTTTTTGCAATAAAACTACACAAAAAAAAGATCATCGTTGTCGGTGAAATTGACTGATTTACCAGTCTTAATTAGGATCACCTTGTAGGTGTGGCAAGGGTTTTAGCCATTGCTGCTCAAAAAAGCACAGAAAAAACCATTATGAAATTCTATCAAATCGCTGTAACCATTGTAAAATCGTTATTAAATAAAAATCTTTCTCAATTAATTCTTAAGAATTTGTAAATATTGCGGAATGTTAATTTAAATATTCTCAAGTTTTTGGAGTCAATATATAATTTTTGCTTATCTTTTTTTAAAAATACAACTCCTGCAAAAATCCAACATCTACCATTGGGTTAGAAGTCAGTTATCAGTTATCAGTTATCAGTTATCAGTTATCAGTTATCAGTTATCAGTTATCAGTTCACTGAGAAAACTCCCCACACCCCACACCCTACACCCCACACCCCATACCCTACACCCCACACCCTACACCCCACTTCTTATGAGAGATTCCATATCGGGCTATCTAAGAGTACAACAACACTGCCTCAATCAAGTTAAATTAGCCGTGAAAAAGCAGGGCTTTAGCAGTCAACGCTCCTTAGCCCAAGAAGCTGAATTTAGTCTGGCTATTGTCAGTAACTTCCTGACCGGTAAACCGGTAGAACAAGCCACTTTTGCACAAATTTGTCGTCGATTATCCCTCGACTGGCAAGAAATCGCCGCCCTGAATTTTCAGCTAACAGCACCCCCTCAAGACAAAATTCCGGTTAATTCTCCATCCAAGAGCGAAAAATTGGACACATTGCCCCCCTATCCCAATGGGGCAGTTCCCCTTGGTTCCCCATTTTATTTAGAACGTCTTCCCCTCGAAGAACAGATAAGGCAGGAAATCAAGAAACCGGGGGCTTTAGTGCGGATAAAAGCCCCGAAAGAAATGGGCAAAACTTCCCTACTTTTGAGAATGCTCGATTTTGCCAAACAGCAAGGCTACCGCACGGTGAGTTTGAACTTAGAACAGGTGGACCAGGCGATTTTGAGTGATTTAAACCAATTTTTGCGCTGGTTGTGTGCCAATGCCGCCCGTCAACTACAGTTAAAACCGCAATTAGATGAGTATTGGGATGAGGATTTAGGCAGCAAGATTAGCTGTACGGTTTACATTCAAGACTATCTGCTTGAATCGATTACCGCCCCCATTGTCCTCGCCCTTGATGAACTTAATCAGATTTTTGAACATCCCCAAGTGGCCAAGGATTTTTTACCGCTGCTGCGTTCTTGGTACGAAGAATCCAAAACCCTACCTATCTGGCAAAAACTCCGTCTTATCGTCGTCCATTCCACAGAAATTTATGTTCCCCTGCAGCTCAATCAATCCCCCTTTAACGTGGGATTCCCCGCACAGCTAAGTCATTTCAGTCTTGAGGAGGTATTGCAATTAGCCCAACGTTATCAACTCACCTGGGAAAATCAGGAAAAAGTCCAACAATTGATGGAGCTAGTGGGAGGACACCCAGCTTTGGTACAAACTGCCCTCTACTATCTCAGTCGGGAGGAAATAACCATGACGCAAATATTAACTACTGCCACCTCCGTCACGGGGATTTATGCCCATCACCTGCGACGCCATTGGGCGGTATTAGAACAACAGCCGGAACTGGCAAAAGCCCTCGATCGGGTGATGAGCGCGGTGGAACCAGTACAATTAGACCCAATTCTCGCTTACAAACTCAGCAGTATGGGGCTACTCAAACAATCGGGAGATAAAGTAGTACCAGGCTATGAATTGTATCGACGCTATTTTTTAGAGGTGAAATCCTCTATCAGTTATCAGTAAACAGTTATCAGTTATCAGTGAGGGTGTGGGGTGTGACCCCCCCAACCCCCCCGACATCGGGGGGTGTAGGGTGTGGGGTGTGGGGTGTGGGGGGAATAAATAAAATAATCTCCTGACGACCGGCTCCTATCTCCTGACTCCTATCTCCTGACGACCGACGACTGGCTACTAACCCCACCAACAAACTTTTTGCCGCAAACCCTACTTATGAATATGTCAATCAAAGATACTGTCCAAAATACTGTCAACGTTAGTAATTTTAGTCGCTCGCAACTCGGTCGGCCGGATGAGAACAATTTATATAAGGCAGTCGCCACAATTACTGAGGGACATTGGCCGGAAAATCTGTCGGGATACGTTTTTATCGTCTGTCCTTTTCATAGAAAAAATGACCGTCATTTGTTCTCTGGTGAAGGTGTAATTATTAAATGGGACTTGCAAGGGAAAAATAATCAAGTTAAAGTTTACAGTAAAAAACTAAAAACTTGGGATAGTTTTTGGCGAAAAGTTTTACCGATATTTAATATTAGTCAAGCCACTTTTCCCGCCGTGGTCAGCATTTTAGGTTCTTCGGAAATAGCGAATACTGCTATGGTTAAACTAGAAAAAGTTTCCGAAGATAAACAACTAGAAGAAACCAGATTAATTCTCACTGCCGATGCGGGACGTTACTGGGAAGTGGACCCCGTTTCCCTGGATACTATCACTCCGATTGGTTATTTTGACCAACATCTTGTTTCCGTGCCTTTATCTTTTTTCCCAGTCCTAGAAAATACCGCTCACCCCTTCTACGACAAAAAGACCCAAGAATTTATCACCTGTGAATTAAAGCTAAAACTTGTATCAGGAGGTATGTTAAAAGATTTAGATAAATCCGTGTATATTGTTCTTTGGGATCAACAAAAACAACTTAAACCCTGGAAACTACAGGGAACTATCCTCGATGGTAGTCCCCATTCGGTCATCGTCACCGAAGATTATATCATGATTCCCGATATGCCTTTTCAGATGGGAGTAGCCAAACTATTAGGTATCAGAATTAAGCCTGAAGAAACCTATCCAAAAACTCAAATTTATCTGGTTAAACGTCAAGACCTCAAGGAAGAAGAAACCACCGTTCCCTCGCGATTAATTACCTTCAATGGCGACAGTTATCACTTCCTTTGTAATTACCATAGTACCAACGGTGAAATTCAGATTGTGGCCATCCAAAATGCCACTATTAGTTTAACCGAAGCGATCGAAAAAGACGATATCCAACATTTTACCGGTCAGAGTTATCCCCCCGAATACCACGGCATCCCCTGGATGTTTTCCTTTGACCCCGGAGTGCTGCGCAAAGTGGTTATCGAAGATGCCAGGGTGATGAGCGAACAAGCTTTCATCCATCCGGGTTGGTTCTGTACCAGTCTCTACACCGCCGACCCGCGGGAATCGGAACAGGGATACAGTGCCATTTATCAAATTTATCTCGGTTATGTGCGTGAATTAATCTGTCGTCGTCAGTATATGGATTGTCGCGACCAGAGTAATCGCATCCTCAGGGATGCCGAACTTCCCTGTCATGACTTGCCCTCGGTATTAGCCAAGGTTCCCTTCGATAAAGATTGGAATCAGTTAACTGAACAGATTAGGCAAGAAAAAAATGCCAGTGATACTCATGTATCACATTTAGGTGGGGGACTACTGGATTTTTATGTTTGTCCCGATGGCTATATTTTAGATAGCATTCAGTTTATTCCCCAAGAACAGGGCTATCTATTGACGACGGTTTTAACCCCGACCAAAGTATTAGAAGCTTGGTTATTTAACCCTGACAATCTCAAGGACGGACCGATTGCTAAACTGAGTTTGCCAGAAGATGTTCACTTTGGTTTTACCTTGCATTCTGAGTATTTCGAGCAGGTGCTGCCTTCTCCCCGTCCTTCCGTCTCACAGGTAAATCGAGTCCTGTCAGCCTTGCGAAGTCTTGTCTTGGTTCCCGTAGAATTTTTCTTGGGGAGACCCGCAGCCGTTTACAATCGCCAAGTAAAAAAATGATTGTTCTCAAAGGATACGACATTCTTGCCCAGGTTTACGAAAGCGTTAACTCAGAAGTCTATCGGGCGATTCGCACCGTCGATAATCAACCGGTTATCCTCAAAATCCTCAAGCAAGAATATCCCACCACCCAAGAACTAACCCACTACAAACAGGAGTATAAAACCATCTGCGGCCTGAACTTCCAGGGGGCGATTAAAGCCTATGGTTTAGAAACCTACCGCAGAACTCCCGTGATTATTTTGGAAGATTTCGGGGGTATATCCTTAAAAAAATGGCTAGAGGGCAAAAAAACTCTAGCCTTAAGGGACTTTTTAAGTCTTGCACTCCGAATAGTGGCTAATTTAGAGAAAATTCACAACGCCAAGGTTATTCACAAAGATATTAATCCTGCCAATATAGTTCTTAACCCCGAAACCGGACAGATTAAAATCATCGATTTTGGCATTGCCAGCGTCCTGCGGCGGGAAAATCCGGGGCTAAAAAATCCCAACGTCCTGGAGGGGACTTTAGCCTATATTTCTCCCGAACAAACCGGACGGATGAATCGCAGTCTCGATTACCGCAGCGATTTTTATTCTTTGGGCGTTAGCTTCTACGAACTTCTCACCGGACAATTACCTTTTCGGGCTAAAGATGCGTTGGAATTAGTTCACTGTCATCTGGCTAAACAACCTTTGGAGATTAATAGTCTCGTCAGGGAGGAAATTCCCCCAGTGGTGGAGGCAATCATCATGAAACTGATGGCTAAAACCCCGGAGGAACGATACCAAAGTGCCTACGGTATTCGGGCAGATTTAGAAGAATGTTTAAGACAACTAGAAACAACGGGTAAAATTGAGGATTTTGTCATCGCTAGGCAAGATCTAGCCAATCAGTTCCAAATTCCCCAAAAACTCTACGGCAGGGAGGCAGAAATCGCCACTCTTCTCACTGCTTTTCAACGGGTAGCCACGGCGGATAAAAACTCCTCTCACACCGAACTGATGCTAGTTACGGGTTATTCTGGCATGGGTAAAACCACCCTAGTTAAGGAAATTTATCAGCCAATTACTGAAAAACGCGGCTTTTTTATCTCTGGTAAATTTGACCAGTTTCAGCGCGATATTCCCTATGCTGCCGTGATTAGCGCTTTGACTCATCTCGTCAAGCAACTTTTGGGGGAAAGTCAGCCACAACTGGAACTATGGCGACAAAAACTCCTCAAGTCTTTGGGGACGAATGCACGGGTTATTATTGATGTGATTCCCCAACTAGAATTAATTATCGGTCCGCAACCAGAGGTGTTACAATTAGGAGCGATCGCTACTCAAAATCGCTTTAATTTAGTCTTTAAAAATTTTATTCGGGTCTTTTCTTCCCCGGAACACCCCTTAGTCATCTTTCTCGATGATTTACAATGGGCAGACTTGGCTAGTCTCCAGTTGATAGAATTAATTATGCTCGATGGCGATATGGACTATTTATTTTTAATTGGCTCCTATCGCAGTAATGAAATTAATTCCACCCATCCCCTAACCGCTACTCTCGATAAATTAGAGCAGGGGGGCATAATTATCAATCAAGTTATTTTAAGACCTCTGGGGCCTGAACAGGTCAATCAGTTAATTGCAGACACCTTAAATCATTCACCCGAATATGTGCAATCTTTGGCCGCTTTAGTCTGGCAAAAAACCCACGGTAATCCTTTTTTTGTCAATGAATTTCTCAAAACTATCTACTGGGAAAATTTGCTATTTTTCCAACTGGAGCAGGAAACAACCACTAAAAGCGACAATAATAGGGGCTATTGGCAATGGCATCTCGGTCAAATTCAAAGGATTGGTAGTACCGATAATCTGATTCAATTTATGATGGGTAAAATGCAGAAATTGCCTCCCGAAACCCAAGAAGTCTTAAGTTTAGCCGCTTGTCTTGGCTCAGAATTTAATTTAAATATTCTGGCAGTAATCTCTGAAAAATCACCCCCAGAACTTTTCCCAATTTTAACTTATAGTAGCGAAGCCGGTTTAATTATTCCCCTCTCAGAATTAGATGAACAATTACTAATTCAGGAATATAAATTTGCTCATGACCGCATTCAACAAGGAGCTTACGCTCTCATCGAAGACAGCCAAAAATCTTTAATTCATTTAAAAATTGGTCGCCTACTTTGGCACCATACTTCTGTTAACGAATTATCGGAAAAGATTTTTAAAATAGTCGATCATCTCAATCTTGGTTATCAACTAATTAGCGAGAAAAAAGAACGGGAGTTAGTGGCTAACTTGAATTTACTAGCAGCCCAAAAAGCTAAAGCTGCTAATGCCCAAACTGGAGCCTTAAAATATATTAAAATCGCTCAAAAACTTCTCAAAAAAGCAAGCTGGAAGAATAACTATCAACTGACTTTAGATATTTATTCTGAAGCCACAGAAATCGCCTATTTAAGTGGGGATTTTGAGCAGATGCAGTGCTGGGCTAATATCGTGTTAAAACAGGCAAAAACCACCCTAGATAAAGTAAAAGTTTATGAAGTCATCATCGAAGCCTATCACGCCCAAAATCACGAACTAAAAGCGGTACAAATTGGCTTATCTGTCCTCAAAAGCTTAGATTTCGAGATTCCTGAATCCTTACAATCATCAGCTATCCAGGAAGAACTCACTAAAACTCGACAAAAATTAGCGGGTAAAAATATCGAAGACTTAATTAATTTACCGCCGATAAATCAGGAAGAAAAATTAGCAATAATGAAGATAGCGAGTGCCATATTTTCTCCTGTTTTTATTGCCGCCCCGCATCTCTTACCCATCCTAGTATCAAAACAGGTTAACTTATCAATTCAGTACGGCAATAGTTATCTAGCGGCTTTTACTTATGTTAATTATGGCTTAATTCTTTGTGGTCTTTTGGAAGATTGGGAAACGGGTTATCAATTTGGAAAATTGGCTTTAAACATTGCCGATAAATTTCATGCTAAAGCCCTGATGCCGAAAATAATTGCCGTCTTTTCTACCACTATTAGTATCTGGAAAGAACCGATTAAAAATTCCCTGTCCTTGTTAAAATCTTCCTATCAAACTGGTTTAGAAATGGGGGATCTATACTACGGAACAACCTGCGCCTATCTTTACTGTTTTCATTCCGCCTTTATCGGACAGGAATTAACCGAATTAGCCCGAGAAATAGCTAACTACGATCTGGCTTTTGTTAAGCTCAAACAAGAAAACACCCGCAACTATCTAAAAATCTACGGTCAAACAGTTTTAAATCTGCTGGGGCGCTCGGAAAATCCCAGTCGTTTAGAAGGACAATACTATCAAGAAACTGTTATGTTACCGTACCATCTAGAGGCTAACGATCTCTACGGTCTCTGTGCTTTATTTGTTAATAAATTATACCTTTGTTATCTATTTGGACAGTACGAACAAGCCATTGAAAATGCTAATCAAGCCCAAAAATATCTAGGGGGAGCCACCGCAACTTTCTTGATTTTTCTGCATAATTTCTATGATTCCCTCGCCCATTTAGCTAGTTATAATCATCTGGACAATGACCAAAAACAGCAAGTATTAGAACGGGTGACGAATAATCAGAAAAAGCTACGGGAATGGGCTAATCAAGCACCCCCTAACTATCTCCATAAATTTTATTTAGTGGCAGCGGAAAAGGATCGGGTACAGCAATCCTATCTAGAAGCCATAGAAAACTACGATCTAGCCATCGCTAAAGCCAAGGAAAATGAATACATTAATGAAGAGGCACTGGCTAACGAACTAGCGGCGAAATTCTATCTCGATTGGGGTAAAGTAAAAATTGCCAAAACCTACATCAATGAAGCTGCTTATCTCTATTCTCTTTGGGGAGCAACAGCTAAAGTCAAAGATATAGAAAGCCGCTATCCTCAGTTAATGGTCAATAATTATGCTTCCAATTCCCTGACCGAAACCACGAGAACTACCACCAGAAAAAATTCAGTTAGTCATGCGGGAGAACTGTTAGATTTAGCCACGATTATGAAGGCATCCCAAGCCATTTCTAGCGAGATAGTTTTAGATCAATTGCTCGCCACCCTGATGAAAATTCTCATCGAAAATGCCGGGGCGCAGCTGGGCTATCTTATCCTAGAAAGCGGGGGACAACTATTGATTGAAGCCTCCGGTTCAGTGCAGGAAGATCGGGTGACAGTCTTTAAATCTAATGTCATCGAAGAACATCTTCCCGTCTCAATTATTAACTATGTGGCCCGGAGCGGTCAAACCGTTCTTAATAACGATGCCGCCCATCAGGGCAATTTTAGCAACGATCCCTATATAAAAACCCATCAAACCAAATCGCTGCTCTGTTCGCCCCTCCTCGACCAAGGACAACTGCGGGGAATTGTCTATCTAGAAAATAATCTCACCGTCGGGGCCTTTACCCAAGAAAGATTGGAAGTGCTGCAACTGCTCTCCAGCCAAGCGGCGATCGCAATTACTAACGCCAAACTTTACGCCGAAATCAAAGCTAAACAGAGACAACTAGCGCAATTTTTAGAAGCCATGCCGGTGGGGGTATTTGTCCTCGATGCCGACAGTCAACCCTATTATGCCAATCAAACCGCCCAAGAGATTTTGGGAAAAGAGATAGTTAATATCACCACGGCTAATCAGTTGGGGGAAACCTATCAGTTATATCAAGCTGGAACCGAACGATTGTATCCCACAGAATACCATCCGATTTTTCGAGCTTTAAGGGGGGAAAAAAACACGGTGGATGATATAGAAATTCGCCAAGGAGAGAAGATTATTCCCCTAGGAGTGTATGCCACGCCCGTTTTTGACGAAAAAGGAAAAATTATCTATGCGATCACCGCTTTTACCGATATTAGCGAACGAAAACAGGCGGAAGCGGAACGGATTCGCTTTACCGAAGAATTAGCCGAGTATAGCCGCACCCTAGAACAGAAAGTGCAGGAGCGCACCCTGGAACTCAGCCAAACCCTAGAAATTCTCAAGGCCACCCAAGCAGAATTACTGTTTGAAAATGAACTGCTCAGAAGTACCGAAGAATCTAGCACCTTTGACTACCAAGTGGGGGGCAGTTTACCCATGGATGCCCCCACCTACGTGGTCCGCGCCGCCGACCGTTATCTCTATAAAGCCCTCAAACGCGGCGATTTTTGCTATGTCCTCAATCCCCGTCAAATGGGTAAGTCTAGTTTAATGGTACGCATGATCGATCACCTCCAACACGAGGGCATCTGTTGCGCTCCCATTGATTTAACCCGTATCGGCAGCGAAAATGTCACTCCCGACCAATGGTACAAGGGGATAGCCTTCGAGTTAGGACGACGTTTTGGCCTGCTCAAAAGGGTCAATCTCAAAGCTTGGTGGCAAGAACGGGAAGATGTCTCGGCAGTACAGCGCTTGGGCGAATTTATCGAAGAGGTGTTATTGCTGGAAGTAGGGATAGTAGAAGGTTCTCCCCCGAAACCGATCACGATTTTTATCGATGAAATCGATAGCGTTTTAGGCTTAAATTTCGCGGTTAATGACTTTTTTGCCCTGATTCGTTCCTGCTATAACCAGCGTGGTTTTAACCCGCTCTATCGGCGTTTGACCTTCGCTTTCTTCGGTGTTGTCACCCCCTCCGATTTAATTACCGACCACCAAATCACCCCTTTTAATATCGGTCATTCGATTCAATTGGAGGGTTTTAAGGAACACGAAGCCCAGCCTTTACTGCGCGGATTGGCCGAGAAATTTAGTAACCCGCAAACTGTCTTAAAAGAAGTCTTTGCTTGGACAAACGGTCAACCTTTTCTGACCCAAAAACTCTGTCAGTTAATTCGCACCGCCACCTCGTCGATTCCCCCCAATGGTGAGGCCCTCTGGATTGAGGACTTGGTACAGAAGAAGATCATTGACAATTGGGAGGCTCAGGATGAACCGGAACATCTGCGGACTATTCGCGATCGGCTCCTCAACAGTCATCGCTCCCAGTTGCTCCTGAGACTCTAT
This Microcystis wesenbergii NRERC-220 DNA region includes the following protein-coding sequences:
- a CDS encoding AAA-like domain-containing protein, which produces MRDSISGYLRVQQHCLNQVKLAVKKQGFSSQRSLAQEAEFSLAIVSNFLTGKPVEQATFAQICRRLSLDWQEIAALNFQLTAPPQDKIPVNSPSKSEKLDTLPPYPNGAVPLGSPFYLERLPLEEQIRQEIKKPGALVRIKAPKEMGKTSLLLRMLDFAKQQGYRTVSLNLEQVDQAILSDLNQFLRWLCANAARQLQLKPQLDEYWDEDLGSKISCTVYIQDYLLESITAPIVLALDELNQIFEHPQVAKDFLPLLRSWYEESKTLPIWQKLRLIVVHSTEIYVPLQLNQSPFNVGFPAQLSHFSLEEVLQLAQRYQLTWENQEKVQQLMELVGGHPALVQTALYYLSREEITMTQILTTATSVTGIYAHHLRRHWAVLEQQPELAKALDRVMSAVEPVQLDPILAYKLSSMGLLKQSGDKVVPGYELYRRYFLEVKSSISYQ
- a CDS encoding mercuric reductase, whose protein sequence is MFENSSREVNVLPMDEHNQKLINYVHPADWVNPQPQDCYDLVVIGAGTAGLVVAAGAAGLDIGLKVALVEKHLMGGDCLNFGCIPSKCLIRSSRIIGEIEKAKKLGIDIGDTRVDFARVMTRMRQIRADISHHDSVQRFQKLGIDVFLGSARFLGQNAVAVAGKTLDYKKAIIATGTRAIHPDIPGLKEVGFYTNETIFSLTELPPRLAIIGGGPIGCELAQAFQRLGTQVILFHNHSHLLNKEDREASAIIEHTFLREGMQLILSCQIERVRKNERGKTIEYTSNGQGATIAVDEILVAAGREPNLSGLNLEAVAVEYDTRRGVKVNDYLQTTNPKIYAAGDICMDWKFTHAADAAARIVIKNTLFSPFGFGRNKLSNLVMPWVTYTDPEIAHLGMDETQAQAQGLATNTIKIPLSIVDRAIADGETAGFLKIIHKQGSDQILGATIVAAHAGEMISQITTAMVAKIGLSKLSTVIHPYPTQAEAIKKAADAYRRTLLTPNSRKFLALLTKLSR
- a CDS encoding carotenoid oxygenase family protein; this encodes MNMSIKDTVQNTVNVSNFSRSQLGRPDENNLYKAVATITEGHWPENLSGYVFIVCPFHRKNDRHLFSGEGVIIKWDLQGKNNQVKVYSKKLKTWDSFWRKVLPIFNISQATFPAVVSILGSSEIANTAMVKLEKVSEDKQLEETRLILTADAGRYWEVDPVSLDTITPIGYFDQHLVSVPLSFFPVLENTAHPFYDKKTQEFITCELKLKLVSGGMLKDLDKSVYIVLWDQQKQLKPWKLQGTILDGSPHSVIVTEDYIMIPDMPFQMGVAKLLGIRIKPEETYPKTQIYLVKRQDLKEEETTVPSRLITFNGDSYHFLCNYHSTNGEIQIVAIQNATISLTEAIEKDDIQHFTGQSYPPEYHGIPWMFSFDPGVLRKVVIEDARVMSEQAFIHPGWFCTSLYTADPRESEQGYSAIYQIYLGYVRELICRRQYMDCRDQSNRILRDAELPCHDLPSVLAKVPFDKDWNQLTEQIRQEKNASDTHVSHLGGGLLDFYVCPDGYILDSIQFIPQEQGYLLTTVLTPTKVLEAWLFNPDNLKDGPIAKLSLPEDVHFGFTLHSEYFEQVLPSPRPSVSQVNRVLSALRSLVLVPVEFFLGRPAAVYNRQVKK